A window of Gadus chalcogrammus isolate NIFS_2021 chromosome 16, NIFS_Gcha_1.0, whole genome shotgun sequence contains these coding sequences:
- the ppp5c gene encoding serine/threonine-protein phosphatase 5: protein MAEEDKSAELLKEKANNYFKDKDYENAIKYYSEAVEANPTNAVYYSNRSLAYLRTECYGYALADATKALEIDKNYIKGYYRRATSNMALGKFKAALKDYETVVKVRPNDKDAKMKYQECNKIVKQKAFERAIASDEIKKSVVDSLDIENMTIEDEYTGPKLEDGKVTAKFMNDMVEWFKDQKKIHRKCAYQILISAKDLLSKLPSLVEITLKETEKISICGDTHGQFYDLLHIFDLNGLPSPANPYLFNGDFVDRGSFSLEVILTLFGYKLLYPDCFFLLRGNHETDNMNQMYGFEGEIKAKYTAQMFQLFSEVFQWLPLAQCINGKVLVMHGGLFSEDGVTLDDLRKIERNRQPPDSGPMCDLLWSDPQPQNGRSVSKRGVSCQFGPDVTERFLTENKLDFIIRSHEVKPEGYEVTHNGKCITVFSAPNYCDQMGNKGAYIHLRGSDLKPEFHQFTAVPHPNVKPMAYANSLMQMGMM, encoded by the exons ATGGCGGAGGAAGATAAAAGTGCAGAGCTACTCAAGGAGAAGGCCAATAATTACTTCAAAG ATAAAGACTATGAGAATGCCATCAAGTACTACTCGGAGGCTGTGGAGGCCAATCCCACCAATGCTGTCTACTACAGCAACCGAAGCTTGGCGTACCTGCGCACAGAGTGCTATGGCTATGCCCTGGCGGATGCTACCAAGGCCCTGGAGATAGACAAGAACTACATCAAGGGCTACTACCGCCGGGCCACTTCCAACATGGCGCTGGGCAAGTTCAAGGCTGCGCTCAAGGACTATGAGACG GTAGTCAAAGTTCGACCCAATGATAAGGATGCAAAGATGAAATACCAGGAGTGTAACAAGATAGTGAAACAGAAGGCCTTTGAGAGAGCGATCGCCAGCGATGAGATAAAAAAATCTGTTGTGGACTCTCTAGATATAGAAAACATGA CCATCGAGGACGAGTACACTGGGCCCAAGCTTGAGGATGGGAAGGTCACGGCAAAGTTCATGAACGACATGGTGGAATGGTTCAAAGACCAAAAGAAAATACACAGGAAGTGTGCTTATCAG ATATTGATCTCAGCTAAGGACCTTCTTTCAAAACTTCCAAGTCTGGTTGAGATCACATTAAAAGAG ACAGAAAAGATAAGCATTTGCGGCGATACCCACGGACAGTTCTATGACCTTCTGCACATCTTCGACTTGAATGGTCTCCCATCACCGGCCAACCCCTAC CTGTTCAATGGTGACTTTGTGGACCGCGGCTCCTTCTCCTTGGAGGTGATCCTCACACTGTTCGGCTACAAGCTTCTCTACCCAGACTGCTTCTTCTTGCTTCGAG GTAACCACGAGACGGACAACATGAACCAGATGTATGGGTTTGAAGGAGAGATCAAGGCCAAGTACACAGCTCAGATGTTCCAGCTGTTCAGTGAGGTCTTCCAGTGGCTGCCACTCGCCCAGTGCATCAACGGCAAAGTGCTG GTGATGCACGGAGGACTCTTCAGTGAAGATGGCGTAACCTTAGATGACCTCAGGAAGATAGAAAGGAACAGACAGCCTCCAGATTCAG GCCCAATGTGTGACCTGTTGTGGTCGGACCCCCAGCCCCAG AACGGACGGTCGGTCAGCAAGCGGGGGGTGAGCTGCCAGTTCGGCCCTGACGTGACGGAGCGCTTCCTCACAGAGAACAAGCTGGACTTCATCATTCGCAGCCACGAGGTGAAGCCGGAAGGCTACGAGGTCACCCACAACGGGAAGTGCATCACCGTGTTCTCTGCACCCAACTACTG
- the tgfb1a gene encoding transforming growth factor, beta 1a: MRLALAALVAVCVLGSAGGMSTCKTLDLELVKKKRIEAIRGQILSKLRLPKEPVAEQAGEGVAIPAALLSLYNSTEEMLREELDAPQPVSVQQEEEEYFAKELHKFTMKHVEHSTKQNLPMAFNMSEMRRSIGGYQLLTSAELRLQIKNPGIENEQRVELYEGLGAGARYLASRFLTNQFKDKWLTFDITETLQKWLQSDAVEEGFQLRLFCECGNSSIDSTFSFRVSGTEKNRGDKEILQNNLPKPYILAMSIPKNSSSQGGSRKKRSTEAGGGSCTDQTESCCVRKLYIDFRKDLGWKWIHNPKGYHANYCMGSCTYIWNAENKYSQILALYKHHNPGASAQPCCVPQVLDPLPILYYVGRQHKVEQLSNMIVKSCKCS; this comes from the exons ATGAGGCTGGCGTTGGCCGCCCTGGTGGCGGTGTGCGTGCTGGGCAGCGCCGGCGGCATGTCCACCTGCAAGACGCTGGACCTGGAGCTGGTGAAGAAGAAGCGCATCGAGGCCATCCGCGGCCAGATCCTCAGCAAGCTGCGGCTGCCCAAGGAGCCCGTGGCGGAGCAGGCGGGCGAGGGGGTGGCCATCCCCGCCGCCCTGCTGTCCCTGTACAACAGCACGGAGGAGATGCtgagggaggagctggacgCACCGCAGCCCGTCTCcgtgcagcaggaggaggaggagtacttTGCCAAGGAGCTGCACAAGTTCACCATGAAGCACG TCGAGCACAGCACCAAGCAGAACCTCCCCATGGCCTTCAACATGAGCGAGATGCGCCGTAGCATCGGAGGCTACCAGCTCCTGACCAGCGCTGAGCTGCGTCTGCAGATCAAGAACCCGGGCATCGAGAACGAGCAGCGGGTGGAGCTGTACGAGGGCCTGGGGGCCGGCGCCCGCTACCTGGCCTCACGCTTCCTCACCAACCAGTTCAAGGACAAGTGGCTGACCTTTGACATCACCGAGACCCTGCAGAAATGGCTGCAGAGCGACG CGGTCGAAGAGGGCTTCCAGCTGAGGCTGTTCTGTGAGTGCGGCAACTCGTCCATAGACAGCACCTTCAGCTTCCGCGTGTCCGGGACCGAGAAGAACAGGGGGGACAAGGAAATCCTGCAGAATAACTTGCCCAAGCCCTACATCCTGGCCATGTCCATCCCCAAGAACAGCAGCAGCCAGGGCGGTTCGCGCAAGAAGAGGTCCacggaggctggtggaggatcCTGCACAGA TCAGACGGAGAGCTGTTGTGTGCGTAAGCTGTACATAGACTTCCGGAAGGACCTGGGCTGGAAATGGATCCACAACCCCAAGGGTTACCATGCCAACTACTGTATGGGGTCATGCACCTACATCTGGAATGCAGAGAACAAATACTCCCAG ATCCTGGCTCTGTACAAGCACCACAACCCCGGAGCCTCCGCCCAGCCCTGCTGCGTGCCTCAGGTCCTGGACCCCCTGCCCATCCTCTACTACGTGGGCAGACAACACAAg GTGGAGCAGTTGTCCAACATGATCGTGAAGTCCTGCAAGTGTAGCTAA